The Oncorhynchus kisutch isolate 150728-3 linkage group LG20, Okis_V2, whole genome shotgun sequence genome has a segment encoding these proteins:
- the LOC109865638 gene encoding zinc finger protein OZF-like, protein MSSLNISPPVKEEEVCWTEKEALGLNIVVKEEKEEEDVTVKQEVEGEAVTVKKEEKDVTVKEEEEKEEDVVFGVKMEGEITVTLKDEEVEIGDLINTRKRRDYRGSSGKPQQPHDADEAEKSLYRSEHVKKHQRRSTGKGTHCCSDCGKRFTSSGIKIHQRIHTGEKPYGCDQCGKSFVQYSHLKIHQRTHTGEKPFSCTECGKSFSHSTSLIPHQRTHTGDNPYSCDQCGKSFTQLSILISHQRTHTGEKSYSCDECGKIFTTSRNLTLHQSIHTREKSFSCTQCGKSFLQYSHLKIHQRTHTGEKPFSCTECGKSFSHSTSLISHQRTHTGEKPYSCDQCGKRFTQLSILISHQRTHTGERPYSCSQCGKSFTQLSNLISHQRTHTGEKPFSCDECGKIFTTFRNLTRHQRIHTGEKPFSCTHCGKSFTQQSNLISHQRTHTGEKPYSCDQCGKSFTQLSNLISHQRTHTGEKPYSCGQCGKSFATSGQLTIHQRTHTGETSCS, encoded by the exons ATGAGCTCCCTAAACATCTCCCCTCCTgttaaagaagaggaggtctgctggacggagaaagaagctctggggctgaacattgtcgtgaaagaggagaaggaagaagaggatgtcacagtaaaacaagaagtagagggtgaggctgttactgtgaaaaaagaagagaaagacgttacagtgaaagaagaggaagagaaagaggaggatgtagTTTTTGGAGTGAAGATGGAAGgggagattactgtcacattGAAAGATGAAGAGGTGGAGATAggagatctgattaacacca GAAAGAGACGGGACTACCGTGGGTCATCTGGGaagcctcaacaacctcatgatgctgacgaggcagagaagagtctctacAGATCAGAACACGTCAAGAAACACCAGCGGAGATCCACAGGGAAGGgaactcactgctgctctgactgtgggaagagattcacctcatcaggcattaaaattcatcagagaatccacacaggagagaaaccttacggctgtgatcaatgtgggaagagttttgttcaaTACAGCCATCTGaagatacaccagagaacacacacaggagagaaaccttttagctgtACTGAATGTGGTAAGAGTTTTAGTCATTCAACCAGCCTGATaccacaccagagaacacacacaggagataatccttatagctgtgatcaatgtgggaagagttttactcaacTAAGCatcctgatatcacaccagagaacacacacaggtgagaaatCTTACAGCTGTGATGAATGTGGGAAGATTTTTACTACATCTAGAAatctgactctacaccagagcATACACACAAGAGAGAAATCTtttagctgtactcaatgtgggaagagttttctTCAATATAGCCATCTGaagatacaccagagaacacacacaggagagaaaccttttagctgtactgaatgtgggaagagttttagtcATTCAACCAGCCttatatcacaccagagaacacacacaggagaaaaaccttatagctgtgatcaatgtgggaagagatttactCAGCTAAGCatcctgatatcacaccagagaacacacacaggcgaGAGACCTTATAGCTGttctcaatgtgggaagagttttactcagctaAGCAACCTGatttcacaccagagaacacacacaggagagaaaccgtttAGCTGTGATGAATGTGGGAAGATTTTTACTACATTTAGAAATCTGACTcgacaccagagaatacacacaggagagaaaccttttagctgtactcactgtgggaagagttttactcagcaaagcaacctgatatcacaccagagaacacacacaggagagaaaccctatagctgtgatcaatgtgggaagagttttactcagctaagcaacctgatatcacaccagagaacacacacaggagagaaaccctatagctgtggtcaatgtgggaagagttttgctacATCTGGGCAgctgactatacaccagagaacacacacaggagagacatCCTGTAGCTGA